The Dehalogenimonas sp. 4OHTPN genome window below encodes:
- the nusA gene encoding transcription termination factor NusA, with product MKSDFLLAITQLSAEKNLSKEVVLAAVEAALVSAYRKESFAPNQNIQAKIDPQTGRVRVWAEKTVVEAVEDPRKEITLIEARKVQPGIQMGEPVIVEATPHDAGRIAAQTAKQVILQRLHEAENTAIVDEYAGKAGDIVSGIVQRVEPKQTIVDLGRAEAVMPSSEQVYSERHRPGQRIRAYLVEVAKGIKGPLVILSRSHPGLLRRLFEMEIPEIFSGMVEIKAVAREAGARSKVAVSARQSGIDPVGCCVGLRGIRIQNIVSELNGEKIDVVPWSGDSAAFIANALSPAQVVRVILNESEKSATAIIPDRQQSLAIGKEGQNVRLAVKLTGWRIDIKSVTEYEATHPAVPEAPPVKTPEPPVVTQPKTPEKPPEKAPEKAHEKPAAKPVEKIEKHVETPVPVVIEPVVFTVPETTPAAAPEEVGVALSLNVPEKTPAAAGSKSGVRFAEDILGRSADRVDRKKKKSRDDDGGKGKKKRHGGAGEFDTDEYD from the coding sequence ATGAAGAGCGATTTCCTGCTCGCCATCACACAGCTCTCCGCCGAAAAGAACCTCTCGAAAGAAGTAGTTCTGGCGGCTGTCGAAGCAGCTCTGGTTTCCGCCTACCGCAAGGAGAGTTTTGCCCCCAACCAGAATATCCAGGCCAAGATAGATCCACAGACAGGCCGAGTCAGGGTCTGGGCTGAGAAGACGGTTGTTGAAGCCGTTGAAGATCCCCGCAAAGAAATCACTCTGATTGAAGCCCGAAAAGTCCAACCCGGCATACAGATGGGAGAGCCCGTTATCGTCGAAGCGACGCCGCATGATGCCGGTCGCATTGCTGCGCAAACGGCCAAGCAGGTCATCCTTCAGCGGTTGCATGAAGCTGAAAATACCGCTATCGTCGATGAGTATGCCGGGAAGGCTGGAGATATCGTTTCCGGTATAGTTCAGAGGGTTGAGCCGAAACAGACCATCGTCGATCTCGGCCGGGCGGAAGCGGTGATGCCGTCTTCAGAGCAAGTATATTCGGAGCGACACCGCCCGGGGCAGCGTATCAGGGCTTATCTTGTCGAGGTTGCCAAGGGAATCAAGGGACCACTGGTGATCTTGTCACGTTCTCATCCCGGGCTGCTGCGGCGTCTTTTCGAGATGGAAATCCCAGAGATATTTTCGGGCATGGTCGAGATCAAAGCTGTCGCCCGCGAAGCCGGTGCCAGAAGTAAAGTGGCGGTTTCAGCCCGCCAGTCGGGCATTGACCCAGTCGGTTGCTGCGTCGGTCTGCGCGGCATTCGCATCCAAAATATCGTTTCTGAATTAAACGGGGAAAAAATTGATGTGGTGCCCTGGAGTGGGGATTCCGCGGCGTTTATTGCCAATGCGTTGTCCCCGGCCCAGGTAGTGCGGGTTATATTAAATGAGAGTGAAAAATCCGCGACAGCTATTATTCCTGACCGGCAGCAGAGCCTGGCTATCGGCAAAGAAGGGCAAAACGTCCGTCTGGCGGTAAAACTGACCGGCTGGCGGATCGATATTAAGAGCGTTACAGAATACGAAGCCACACACCCGGCAGTTCCTGAGGCGCCTCCGGTCAAGACGCCGGAACCGCCTGTCGTAACACAACCGAAAACCCCGGAGAAACCGCCGGAAAAGGCGCCGGAAAAAGCTCATGAAAAACCTGCCGCTAAACCGGTGGAAAAAATTGAAAAACATGTTGAGACTCCGGTTCCGGTGGTTATCGAACCTGTGGTTTTCACTGTGCCGGAAACAACCCCTGCGGCCGCTCCGGAAGAGGTCGGCGTGGCATTATCGCTTAATGTTCCTGAAAAGACGCCGGCTGCCGCCGGAAGCAAGTCAGGTGTACGTTTCGCTGAAGACATCCTCGGGCGGTCGGCCGACCGTGTGGACCGGAAGAAGAAAAAGAGCCGAGATGATGACGGCGGCAAGGGTAAGAAGAAACGTCATGGCGGCGCCGGTGAATTCGATACCGATGAATACGACTAA
- the rpmG gene encoding 50S ribosomal protein L33 produces the protein MPKTENRIVITFACPECSERVYTSSKNKRNDARRLEIKKYCPRCRTHRLFKETK, from the coding sequence ATGCCAAAAACGGAAAACCGGATTGTCATCACCTTCGCTTGCCCGGAGTGCAGTGAAAGGGTATATACTTCATCTAAAAACAAGCGAAACGACGCTAGGCGTTTAGAAATTAAGAAGTATTGCCCACGTTGCCGCACCCACCGTTTGTTTAAAGAGACAAAGTAA
- a CDS encoding YlxR family protein, translating into MNTTKKQPQRTCVVCRSVGGKRGLLRVARTPEGRVLLDASGRLPGRGAYLCRENACLAAAVKGAQLEHILKVKMISEDRETLKAALGEILKEQAVV; encoded by the coding sequence ATGAATACGACTAAAAAGCAACCTCAGCGGACTTGCGTTGTCTGCCGTTCGGTCGGCGGCAAGCGGGGTCTGCTACGCGTTGCGCGTACCCCGGAGGGGCGTGTATTGCTTGATGCTTCGGGGCGATTGCCTGGCCGCGGCGCTTATTTGTGCCGCGAAAACGCTTGTCTAGCAGCGGCAGTTAAAGGCGCCCAGTTGGAACATATTTTGAAAGTAAAAATGATTTCGGAAGATCGTGAAACCTTGAAAGCCGCGCTGGGCGAAATACTTAAGGAGCAGGCCGTTGTCTGA
- the rplA gene encoding 50S ribosomal protein L1, whose product MVDHGKRYTEVKKLAETGKVYTPAEAVGLAKKAATCKFDETVELHLRMGLDPRNSAQVVRGVALMPAGLGKKVRVLVFAQGDAERIAREAGADFVGADDLIAKINEGWTEFDIAIATPDMMGKVGKLGKALGRKGLMPNPKAGTVVAAGDLPQTIKEARMGRVEFKLDRTAIIHVTLGKASFEESALMENLTSLMEAVVRAKPAGAKGQYIKSVCLTTTMGPGFMLDLRPTMALAGA is encoded by the coding sequence ATGGTTGACCATGGCAAACGCTATACTGAAGTAAAAAAATTAGCTGAAACCGGCAAGGTCTATACCCCTGCCGAGGCAGTTGGTCTGGCAAAAAAAGCGGCTACCTGCAAGTTTGACGAAACTGTTGAACTGCATCTCCGCATGGGATTAGATCCACGGAATTCCGCCCAGGTGGTGCGCGGTGTAGCCCTTATGCCGGCAGGCCTGGGCAAAAAGGTTCGTGTTTTAGTCTTCGCCCAGGGCGATGCCGAAAGGATCGCGCGCGAAGCCGGGGCAGATTTTGTCGGCGCAGATGACCTTATTGCCAAGATTAATGAAGGCTGGACTGAATTCGATATCGCCATCGCCACCCCAGATATGATGGGTAAAGTAGGTAAACTGGGTAAGGCGCTGGGCCGTAAAGGTCTTATGCCCAATCCCAAGGCCGGGACGGTGGTTGCCGCTGGCGATCTGCCGCAAACCATTAAGGAAGCACGAATGGGCCGGGTCGAGTTCAAACTGGATCGCACGGCGATTATTCATGTAACACTGGGCAAGGCTAGTTTTGAAGAAAGCGCGCTGATGGAGAATCTGACCTCGCTTATGGAAGCGGTAGTGCGCGCCAAACCAGCCGGTGCCAAAGGTCAATACATCAAGAGCGTTTGTTTAACCACCACTATGGGTCCGGGTTTCATGCTGGATCTTAGGCCGACAATGGCTTTGGCCGGCGCTTAA
- the rplJ gene encoding 50S ribosomal protein L10, which translates to MVNAKIRLKKRQTIDELEKIIAESSVAIIANYRGIKTEELTALRVKLRQKQMGFKVVKNTLARKAAGGARKDKVTPVFDGPIAMAYGYGDDVAAPAKLLLEHILTTKSNMTIAGGFLGDRPLAVDQVTELSKLPPKSVLVAKMLGGIQSPLYRLVGTLNAPIQGLVTVLNGQLEKLQPK; encoded by the coding sequence ATGGTAAACGCCAAGATCAGGCTAAAGAAACGGCAGACCATCGACGAACTCGAAAAGATTATCGCCGAATCCAGTGTCGCTATCATTGCCAATTATCGCGGTATTAAAACTGAAGAGCTTACGGCTTTGCGCGTCAAGCTGCGCCAGAAGCAGATGGGTTTTAAGGTCGTTAAAAATACCCTGGCCCGGAAGGCTGCCGGCGGGGCTAGAAAAGACAAGGTGACGCCGGTTTTTGACGGGCCGATCGCCATGGCTTACGGCTACGGCGATGACGTGGCCGCCCCGGCCAAACTGCTGCTGGAGCATATTCTGACTACCAAGTCCAATATGACCATTGCTGGCGGCTTCCTGGGTGACAGACCGCTAGCCGTTGACCAGGTGACCGAGCTTTCAAAACTGCCGCCCAAGAGCGTGCTGGTGGCAAAAATGCTGGGCGGCATCCAATCCCCGCTGTATCGCTTGGTCGGCACCCTGAACGCCCCTATACAGGGTTTGGTGACCGTGTTGAACGGGCAACTTGAAAAACTGCAACCAAAATAA
- the infB gene encoding translation initiation factor IF-2, protein MSEERKEAPVRASLPQGKIVELPAAVSVRQLSQAIRQNPIEVIKQLMRNGLMANINEVIDYEAAAKIAADFGIEVRPQAIRSAASRRKKPEHEETKHLPLRPPVVTIMGHVDHGKTRLLDAIRQTHVMESEAGGITQHIGAYQVEVKGQKITFLDTPGHEAFTAMRARGARATDITVLVVAADDGIMPQTLEAIDHARAAGVPIIVAINKIDKPGANADRVKQQLADHGLVVEDWGGDTIAVGTSAKERLGIDDLLENILLVAEMEDLHADPTLPGTGVVIEAEMDKSRGAMATVLVQNGSLKVGDIVVVGETFGKVKAMFNDQGKHLRKAEPATPVVIMGLPVVPGVGDTLASVDSERQARQILSEKKAVKKPVSVSLASLHEQIASGKVKELNIILKTDVQGSIEPIRTSLEKLATDKLTVHIIHSGTGNITENDVMLAIASHGLVIGFSTGVESGATRLADQEKIDIRRYDIIYNLIEDVDKALKGLIEPEIVEVVEGRAEVRAVFPAGKKAKVAGVYVNEGKAARGARVRVLRGKDTLAESPIVSLRRFKDDVREIAAGFEGGVGLETFNEFQPGDVLEFMRKEKSA, encoded by the coding sequence TTGTCTGAGGAACGTAAAGAAGCGCCGGTCCGGGCAAGCCTACCGCAGGGTAAGATCGTCGAACTGCCGGCCGCTGTCAGCGTTCGTCAACTGTCTCAGGCTATCCGCCAGAATCCTATAGAAGTCATCAAGCAATTGATGCGGAATGGCTTGATGGCAAATATCAACGAAGTCATTGATTATGAAGCCGCCGCTAAAATAGCCGCGGATTTCGGCATCGAAGTCAGGCCGCAGGCTATCCGTTCCGCGGCCTCTCGGCGCAAAAAGCCGGAACATGAGGAAACAAAGCACCTCCCGCTGCGCCCGCCCGTCGTCACCATTATGGGTCACGTTGACCATGGAAAAACCCGCTTGCTTGATGCGATTCGGCAGACTCATGTTATGGAATCGGAAGCCGGCGGCATCACCCAGCATATCGGAGCTTATCAGGTAGAAGTCAAAGGTCAAAAAATTACTTTTTTGGATACCCCGGGTCATGAGGCTTTTACCGCCATGCGCGCCCGCGGCGCCCGAGCCACCGACATCACTGTACTCGTGGTAGCCGCTGATGACGGCATTATGCCGCAAACATTGGAGGCAATAGATCACGCCCGGGCGGCCGGTGTGCCGATTATCGTAGCCATCAATAAAATTGATAAGCCCGGAGCCAACGCAGACCGGGTCAAGCAGCAGCTGGCTGACCATGGTCTGGTGGTCGAGGATTGGGGCGGTGACACCATCGCCGTCGGAACTTCAGCTAAGGAACGTCTGGGTATTGACGACTTGTTGGAGAACATCCTTCTGGTTGCTGAAATGGAAGACCTGCATGCCGATCCGACCCTCCCCGGTACCGGAGTCGTTATCGAAGCCGAGATGGACAAAAGCCGGGGAGCGATGGCCACGGTCCTGGTGCAGAACGGTTCGCTTAAGGTAGGCGACATCGTCGTTGTAGGCGAAACCTTCGGCAAGGTCAAAGCCATGTTCAACGATCAAGGCAAGCACCTTAGGAAGGCGGAGCCAGCCACACCGGTAGTGATCATGGGTCTCCCGGTTGTTCCTGGCGTCGGCGATACCTTGGCATCGGTGGACTCTGAACGGCAAGCGCGCCAGATACTATCGGAGAAGAAGGCAGTCAAAAAACCGGTTTCGGTCAGCCTGGCCAGCCTGCATGAGCAGATCGCTTCGGGTAAGGTCAAAGAACTCAATATTATTCTTAAAACCGACGTTCAGGGTTCCATTGAGCCGATTCGTACCTCCCTGGAGAAACTGGCAACTGATAAATTAACCGTTCACATCATTCACTCGGGTACCGGTAATATCACCGAAAATGATGTTATGCTTGCTATCGCTTCCCACGGTCTGGTCATAGGATTTTCCACAGGAGTCGAGTCCGGCGCCACCCGCCTGGCTGACCAAGAAAAAATTGACATCCGCAGGTATGACATCATCTACAATCTCATCGAAGATGTCGATAAGGCGCTTAAAGGATTGATTGAGCCTGAGATTGTCGAAGTTGTCGAAGGTCGGGCTGAAGTGCGCGCCGTTTTCCCGGCTGGTAAAAAGGCTAAGGTCGCCGGGGTCTACGTCAACGAAGGCAAAGCCGCTCGTGGAGCCCGCGTTCGGGTACTGCGCGGCAAAGACACACTGGCTGAGAGCCCCATCGTTTCCCTCCGGCGCTTCAAGGATGATGTCCGCGAGATCGCCGCTGGTTTTGAAGGCGGAGTTGGTTTAGAGACATTCAACGAATTTCAGCCCGGCGATGTGCTTGAGTTCATGCGCAAGGAAAAGAGTGCTTGA
- the tuf gene encoding elongation factor Tu: MAKQKFDRSKPHVNVGTIGHVDHGKTTLTAAITTVLASAGLAEKRSFDSIDNAPEEKARGMTISISHVEYQTATRHYAHIDCPGHADFVKNMITGAAQMDGAILVVSAPDGPMPQTREHVLLARQVRVPAIVVALNKVDVMEDEELLELVEMEVRELLNKYKFPGDDTPVVRVAAVKALECACGKRECPWCGKIMKLMDAVDTFIPLPERPKDKPFLMQVEDVFSIKGRGTVATGRVERGTVKVGEEVEIVGLHHDIRKVVVTGVEMFHKLLDYAEPGDAVGLLLRGVEREDIERGQVLAKPGSIKPHTKAEAEVYVLSKEEGGRHTPFFNGYKPQFYIGTTDVTGNIELPAGVEMVMPGDNIKMKISLIYPVAMEAGLRFAIREGGRTVGAGAISSILE; this comes from the coding sequence ATGGCTAAGCAGAAGTTCGACCGCAGCAAGCCGCACGTAAACGTCGGCACCATCGGGCACGTTGACCATGGTAAAACTACTTTGACCGCCGCCATCACCACAGTGCTGGCATCCGCTGGCCTGGCTGAGAAGCGCAGCTTCGATTCCATTGATAATGCGCCGGAAGAAAAAGCCCGCGGCATGACCATTTCCATCTCCCACGTTGAATACCAGACAGCGACTCGGCACTATGCCCACATCGACTGCCCTGGTCACGCCGATTTTGTAAAGAATATGATCACCGGAGCTGCTCAGATGGATGGCGCCATCCTGGTTGTTTCCGCTCCGGACGGTCCCATGCCCCAGACCCGCGAGCATGTACTGCTAGCCCGCCAGGTTCGAGTGCCGGCGATTGTCGTGGCCCTCAACAAGGTTGACGTCATGGAAGACGAGGAACTCTTGGAACTGGTCGAAATGGAAGTCCGCGAGTTGCTGAATAAATATAAGTTTCCCGGCGATGATACGCCGGTGGTTCGCGTCGCCGCCGTCAAAGCTCTTGAGTGCGCTTGCGGTAAGAGAGAATGCCCCTGGTGCGGCAAGATTATGAAACTCATGGATGCCGTAGACACTTTCATTCCGCTGCCGGAACGTCCCAAAGATAAACCGTTCTTGATGCAGGTTGAAGATGTCTTCTCCATCAAAGGTCGCGGCACAGTAGCCACCGGCCGTGTGGAGCGTGGAACGGTTAAGGTTGGCGAAGAAGTTGAGATTGTCGGCTTGCACCATGATATCCGCAAGGTTGTGGTAACCGGCGTTGAGATGTTCCACAAACTATTGGATTACGCTGAACCCGGTGATGCCGTCGGCCTACTGCTGCGCGGCGTTGAACGCGAAGATATTGAACGTGGTCAGGTTTTAGCCAAACCCGGTTCCATCAAACCCCACACCAAAGCTGAGGCTGAGGTCTATGTTCTGTCCAAAGAAGAAGGTGGCCGCCATACGCCGTTCTTCAACGGGTACAAACCGCAGTTTTATATTGGCACAACCGATGTTACTGGCAATATCGAACTTCCGGCCGGTGTTGAAATGGTTATGCCCGGCGACAATATCAAGATGAAGATCAGCCTGATCTATCCCGTGGCTATGGAAGCCGGTCTTCGCTTCGCTATTCGGGAAGGCGGCCGAACTGTAGGCGCCGGCGCTATCTCGAGCATTCTGGAGTAA
- the rplK gene encoding 50S ribosomal protein L11 has product MAKKIKAIVKLQIPAGKANPAPPIGPALGQHGVNIMGFCKEYNERTASMAGTVVPVEITIFDDRSFTFVTKTPPATDLLKKALGIDKGAGNAGHNTPPVLTRSKLKEIAALKLKDLNAVDLAGAERIIEGSARSMGIKVE; this is encoded by the coding sequence TTGGCTAAAAAGATTAAGGCAATTGTTAAACTGCAAATTCCGGCCGGCAAAGCCAACCCGGCGCCCCCCATCGGGCCGGCGCTTGGCCAACACGGCGTCAATATCATGGGTTTCTGCAAAGAATATAATGAACGCACCGCTTCAATGGCGGGCACCGTCGTTCCGGTGGAAATCACAATCTTTGACGACCGGTCATTTACCTTCGTTACCAAGACCCCGCCGGCGACTGACTTGTTGAAAAAGGCGCTCGGAATAGATAAGGGCGCCGGCAATGCCGGTCATAACACTCCTCCGGTGCTGACCAGGAGTAAGTTAAAGGAAATCGCCGCTCTCAAATTGAAAGATCTTAACGCTGTTGACTTGGCTGGTGCCGAGCGTATCATCGAGGGTTCGGCTCGAAGTATGGGGATAAAGGTAGAATAA
- the rplL gene encoding 50S ribosomal protein L7/L12 has protein sequence MTTTEIIAAIKGLNVMELAELVKALEAEFGVSAAVPMAAAAPASGGAAAAAAPVEEKTEFDVILKDIGANKINVIRVVRELTNLGLKESKDLVEAAPKAVKEAVSKEEAATVKSKLEAVGATVEIK, from the coding sequence ATGACCACTACTGAGATCATTGCGGCAATCAAAGGACTTAACGTTATGGAACTGGCTGAACTGGTCAAGGCTCTGGAGGCAGAGTTCGGTGTCAGCGCGGCGGTGCCTATGGCCGCGGCGGCCCCGGCTTCGGGAGGAGCGGCTGCTGCGGCAGCGCCGGTTGAAGAGAAAACCGAGTTTGACGTCATTCTCAAAGACATCGGCGCCAATAAGATCAACGTTATCCGGGTGGTTCGGGAACTGACCAACCTAGGACTCAAAGAGTCCAAGGACCTGGTTGAAGCTGCGCCCAAAGCGGTGAAAGAAGCCGTCAGCAAGGAAGAAGCGGCGACCGTTAAATCCAAGCTGGAAGCTGTTGGCGCTACCGTCGAAATAAAATAA
- the rbfA gene encoding 30S ribosome-binding factor RbfA: MSHRIERINQLIRKEISELLQREVRDPRLSGLISVTAVETMADLRFAKVFVSHLAGSEHKEELLRTLNAAARFFRGELGKVLELRYVPEIAFYWDDSIERGDQLSRLIDQANKSDAHIAG; this comes from the coding sequence TTGAGCCATCGCATAGAACGCATCAATCAGTTGATCCGTAAGGAAATTAGCGAGCTTTTACAGCGCGAAGTCCGCGACCCTCGCCTGTCAGGTTTGATTTCAGTCACCGCCGTTGAGACAATGGCGGATCTGCGTTTTGCTAAAGTATTTGTTAGCCATCTGGCAGGCAGTGAACATAAAGAAGAGTTACTTAGAACTTTGAATGCCGCCGCTCGCTTTTTCCGGGGCGAATTAGGCAAGGTCCTCGAACTGCGCTACGTACCTGAAATCGCTTTTTATTGGGATGATTCTATTGAACGCGGTGACCAGTTGTCCCGTTTGATAGATCAGGCCAACAAATCCGACGCCCATATCGCGGGCTAA
- the secE gene encoding preprotein translocase subunit SecE — MPTEKAANKPPAAKPAAPSKPAAAPKPNFFGNIIAELKKVNWPTRDEVRKLTVMVLVVAFTVGLVLGALDYGLSFLVDQFLLD, encoded by the coding sequence ATGCCAACGGAAAAAGCAGCAAACAAGCCGCCGGCCGCAAAGCCGGCGGCACCATCGAAGCCAGCCGCGGCTCCCAAGCCAAACTTCTTCGGTAATATCATTGCCGAGCTCAAGAAGGTTAATTGGCCAACCCGTGACGAAGTCAGAAAACTGACCGTGATGGTGTTGGTAGTGGCATTTACTGTGGGCTTGGTTTTAGGTGCTTTGGACTACGGACTTTCTTTCCTTGTCGATCAGTTCCTGCTTGACTGA
- a CDS encoding DUF502 domain-containing protein has product MENRQQTPSGKENQHWLIRNMRRNFITGLLVIVPAALVTLALIWFFNTIDSILQPIIAIIFGREIIGLGFGITVVLIYLAGILASNIVGARIIQFGEWLVSRMPVLGQLYNASKQAITSLSGMSRSRAAFREVVLVEYPRKGLRTIGFITGELSDAKGKRLVAVYLPTTPVPTSGWLIVVPELEVTRINMPVDTAMKMVISGGIAAPHDLDITIPDSR; this is encoded by the coding sequence ATGGAAAACCGCCAGCAAACACCAAGCGGCAAAGAAAATCAGCACTGGCTGATCCGGAATATGCGACGTAATTTCATCACCGGACTGCTGGTGATTGTGCCGGCCGCTCTGGTTACCCTGGCACTTATCTGGTTTTTCAACACAATCGACAGTATACTTCAGCCGATAATCGCCATTATCTTCGGGCGAGAAATAATTGGACTGGGGTTCGGTATTACCGTGGTTTTGATATACCTTGCGGGAATCCTGGCCAGTAATATTGTCGGCGCCCGAATTATCCAATTCGGCGAGTGGTTAGTCAGCCGAATGCCGGTACTTGGCCAGCTTTACAACGCTTCAAAGCAGGCGATTACCAGCCTTTCCGGAATGTCCCGCAGCAGGGCGGCTTTCAGGGAAGTCGTGCTGGTGGAATACCCCCGGAAGGGATTACGCACCATCGGGTTTATAACTGGTGAACTTTCGGATGCTAAAGGAAAACGCCTGGTCGCTGTCTACTTGCCAACAACTCCTGTGCCTACTTCCGGGTGGTTAATAGTGGTACCTGAGTTAGAGGTTACCCGCATCAACATGCCGGTTGATACGGCAATGAAGATGGTGATTTCGGGAGGTATCGCCGCGCCTCATGATCTCGATATAACCATTCCGGATAGCCGATGA
- the nusG gene encoding transcription termination/antitermination protein NusG, with protein MPENNSKWYVVHTYSGHEERVKKNLGERIQTLDLGAEIPRVEVPTEEEVEVKNGQRRSIRRKILPGYVIVQMVMNDRNWQIVRNTPGVTGFVGTAGKPTPLHQQEVDRIITQMEAEAPRVKVGFKKGTSVRVIDGPFIDFIGVIDEVNTEKGKVKVLLSLFGRETPVELDFLQVEKL; from the coding sequence TTGCCAGAGAACAATAGCAAATGGTACGTTGTGCACACTTACTCAGGGCATGAAGAGCGGGTGAAAAAGAACTTGGGTGAGCGCATTCAGACTCTGGATCTCGGCGCGGAGATACCAAGAGTTGAGGTACCTACTGAGGAAGAGGTTGAGGTCAAAAACGGCCAGCGCCGGAGCATCCGGCGCAAGATACTTCCAGGGTATGTCATCGTTCAAATGGTGATGAATGACCGCAACTGGCAAATCGTTCGCAACACGCCAGGCGTGACAGGTTTCGTTGGCACGGCAGGCAAACCGACGCCGCTTCATCAGCAAGAAGTTGACCGTATCATCACCCAGATGGAGGCAGAAGCGCCGCGGGTTAAGGTGGGTTTTAAAAAGGGTACCAGCGTTCGAGTCATCGACGGTCCTTTCATTGATTTTATAGGTGTTATCGATGAGGTCAATACCGAAAAAGGCAAAGTCAAAGTGTTGCTTTCGCTTTTCGGGCGAGAGACCCCCGTCGAGCTTGACTTTTTACAGGTAGAGAAACTTTAA
- a CDS encoding YifB family Mg chelatase-like AAA ATPase translates to MLARVMTCALLGLEGTIVEVEVDIAPGLPNFFVVGLPDTAIQEARERVRYAVRNSGFMFPTKRIVASLAPADFKKTGPAYDLPIALGIIISSGQLTADVTGLIVLGELSLEGKLRHTTGILPMVSLALQKGYRRIVVPADDALEASLVEGAEIIPVESLTQLADFLAGNIPTPDCPPRLSESVDLPARGVDMSFIKGQEHVKRALEVAAAGAHNVIMSGPPGSGKTMLARALTTILPPLTNTEALEVTKIMSVAGCLRPGTALVRERPFRSPHYTTSAAGLVGGGHWPRPGEITLSHRGVLFLDELPEFGHNMLEVLRQPLEDRVVTISRSQGSVTFPSNFMMVGAMNPCPCGYFGDNLKECRCPPSAITKYQARLSGPFLDRVDIFIDVPRVDYDKLSGEHYGETSELISYRVTAARLLQTKRFSGTRLVANNDMTAPEIKRYCRLDSSAESLLRTAMRQLSLSARAFHRTQRLARTIADLEGAESILAHHMAEALQYRPRLAV, encoded by the coding sequence ATGTTAGCGCGTGTCATGACCTGTGCCCTGCTCGGCCTCGAAGGCACCATCGTCGAGGTCGAGGTGGACATTGCCCCCGGACTACCTAATTTTTTTGTCGTCGGGCTTCCCGATACCGCCATTCAGGAAGCCCGCGAACGGGTGCGTTATGCCGTCCGGAATTCCGGTTTTATGTTCCCAACAAAACGCATAGTTGCCAGTCTGGCTCCGGCAGATTTTAAAAAGACCGGCCCTGCTTACGACCTGCCCATCGCTCTAGGCATCATTATAAGTTCCGGGCAGTTAACCGCCGATGTCACCGGTTTGATCGTTCTCGGCGAATTATCTCTGGAAGGTAAGCTAAGACACACCACCGGTATTTTACCCATGGTCTCCCTTGCCCTTCAAAAAGGCTACCGACGCATCGTAGTTCCGGCTGATGACGCCTTAGAAGCCTCTCTGGTTGAGGGCGCTGAAATCATACCGGTGGAAAGCCTGACACAACTGGCGGACTTCCTGGCCGGCAATATCCCGACTCCGGACTGCCCGCCCCGGCTGAGTGAATCTGTCGATCTGCCAGCCAGAGGGGTCGACATGTCTTTTATCAAAGGTCAGGAACACGTCAAACGCGCCCTGGAAGTGGCGGCAGCCGGGGCTCACAATGTAATCATGTCCGGACCGCCCGGTTCGGGTAAAACTATGCTGGCCCGTGCCCTGACTACCATCCTGCCGCCTTTGACCAATACCGAAGCGCTGGAAGTGACAAAAATCATGAGCGTCGCAGGCTGTCTTCGGCCTGGAACGGCTTTAGTCCGGGAGAGGCCTTTCAGATCGCCGCATTATACTACCTCCGCTGCCGGATTGGTCGGCGGCGGCCACTGGCCGCGGCCTGGTGAAATTACATTATCTCACCGCGGGGTACTATTCCTGGATGAACTTCCGGAATTCGGCCACAATATGCTGGAAGTGCTCCGCCAACCGCTAGAGGACCGAGTAGTAACCATTTCCAGATCCCAGGGGTCAGTTACCTTCCCTTCAAATTTCATGATGGTCGGCGCCATGAATCCCTGCCCATGCGGTTATTTCGGTGACAACCTGAAAGAATGCCGATGCCCGCCTTCAGCAATCACGAAATACCAGGCAAGGCTTTCAGGACCTTTCCTCGACAGAGTAGACATCTTCATCGATGTGCCTCGGGTTGATTACGATAAATTGTCCGGCGAGCATTACGGAGAGACTTCAGAATTAATAAGTTACAGGGTCACGGCGGCACGGTTATTACAAACCAAGAGGTTCAGCGGTACCAGGCTGGTGGCCAATAACGATATGACGGCGCCCGAAATCAAGCGTTACTGTAGACTGGACTCGTCGGCCGAAAGCTTGCTGCGCACCGCGATGCGCCAGCTTTCCCTCTCAGCCAGAGCCTTCCACCGGACTCAGCGCCTGGCTCGGACAATTGCGGATCTGGAAGGTGCCGAATCAATTCTGGCTCATCACATGGCTGAAGCCCTTCAATACAGACCGCGACTGGCGGTCTAG